One Megalopta genalis isolate 19385.01 chromosome 5, iyMegGena1_principal, whole genome shotgun sequence DNA window includes the following coding sequences:
- the udt gene encoding protein undicht, with the protein MTKLWHALLFVFYFLLQVTDSLQDCQIPSVIRGSWFSWENGRNTLTEINAETMTDRGYCISMLEEYHVNYTFVFQNDECYHCVKLLVRTVNVLEKLEASCVNLPNGIEPTVENVCKGIRPNQQLITLFSENYVPVNCRSSLEGVWQFAYQNRYRFRGECNHPDAHIKSCQTAGTQFLITNQKFNITYKKCPGMKDTFDGVVEYSCLGDWFVDKNHFFAVANTKESRKDEKYRCFLKNRDDDLYIGVSITAECNKLKTVEKSPERLRVTPVKAEVVEPGCRLPEDMSGHWINTANIDADIFINETHIIETWYPDEGRYRRTIYVCRESRDTRVMMARLTVDGCQKDYVCFDFVRRHHNIIRYRRGVAVIKDNFHTVCSWVQFPNKEAWKYDLFLAKDPVPVRCPVAGKYMFHQKGDILFETRILGGVTLSPRPNIYCKQNISDLSVCDTDQKEIAIDETYCLSVDHLGRPVDIYSLPDYKMKCIGFWKENLKSYLVTYDELDPFSKYRCWVYQRADLNKVLMSQAIGPFCDLKQDVTSSNYTEGAAVALEMQEYERERDQCPMYFDDGSNPWKVTENYIKIFHYGSGGTKYSYPSIIMTISVSVVTLTRSRI; encoded by the exons ATGACAAAATTGTGGCACGCACTTTTATTCGTTTTTTATTTCTTGTTGCAAG TCACAGACTCTCTTCAGGATTGTCAAATTCCTTCTGTCATAAGAGGATCATGGTTTTCATGGGAAAATGGCAGAAATACTTTAACAGAGATCAATGCTGAAACAATGACTGATCGTGGTTATTGTATAAGTATGCTTGAAGAGTATCATGTCAACTATACGTTTGTATTTCAAAATGATGAATGCTACCACTGTGTTAAATTGCTTGTTAGAACAGTGAATGTATTGGAGAAACTTGAAG CAAGCTGCGTAAATTTGCCCAATGGCATTGAGCCCACTGTAGAAAATGTATGTAAAGGTATACGACCCAATCAACAATTAATAACATTGTTCTCCGAAAATTATGTACCTGTGAACTGTAGATCATCTTTGGAAGGTGTTTGGCAATTTGCATAtcag AATCGATATAGATTTAGAGGAGAGTGTAATCATCCAGATGCTCATATTAAATCATGTCAAACTGCAGGCACACAGTTCTTAATTACCAATCAGAAATTTAATATAACTTATAAAAAGTGTCCTGGTATGAAGGATACTTTTGATGGAG TGGTCGAGTATAGTTGCCTGGGCGACTGGTTTGTTGATAAAAACCACTTCTTCGCAGTTGCAAATACAAAAGAATCAAGAAAAGATGAAAAGTACAGATGTTTCTTAAAGAATCGAGACGATGATCTTTATATTGGAGTTTCTATTACAGCGGaatgtaataagttgaaaactGTTGAGAAAAGTCCCGAGCGTTTAAGAGTAACACCTGTTAAGGCGGAAGTAGTGGAACCGGGATGCAGATTACCGGAAGACATGAGCGGACATTGGATAAATACAGCTAATATTGATGCAGATATATTCATCAACGAAACGCACATCATTGAAACTTGGTATCCTGACGAGGGCCGTTACAGACGCACAATTTACGTGTGTCGAGAATCGAGAGACACTAGAGTGATGATGGCGAGATTAACCGTTGATGGATG TCAAAAAGATTATGTCTGCTTCGATTTCGTACGTCGACACCATAACATTATTAGGTACCGACGAGGTGTTGCAGTCATCAAGGACAATTTCCACACTGTCTGTTCCTGGGTACAATTCCCTAACAAAGAAGCATGGAAATATGATTTATTCCTGG CAAAGGATCCTGTACCGGTGCGATGTCCTGTGGCTGGCAAATATATGTTCCATCAAAAAGGAGATATCCTGTTCGAAACTAGAATTTTAGGTGGTGTGACGTTATCACCTCGTCCGAACATTTATTGCAAGCAAAATATTTCTGATCTTTCTGTATGCGATACTGATCAGAAGGAAATCGCCATTGATGAAACCTACTGCTTGTCCGTAGATCATTTAGGAAGACCTGTAGATATTTACA GTTTGCCCGATTATAAAATGAAATGCATCGGATTTTGGAAGGAGAATTTGAAATCATATTTGGTAACTTACGACGAGTTGGATCCGTTCAGTAAATACCGCTGTTGGGTTTATCAAAGAGCTGATTTGAATAAAGTGCTCATGTCTCAAGCTATTGGACCCTTCTGTGATCTTAAGCAAGATGTCACTAGTAGTAATTATACTGAGGGTGCTGCAGTTGCATTGGAAATGCAG GAGTACGAAAGAGAACGCGACCAATGTCCTATGTACTTTGACGATGGTAGCAATCCTTGGAAAGTAACAGAAAATTACATAAAGATATTCCATTATGGCAGTGGAGGTACAAAATATTCATATCCGTCCATTATAATGACTATTTCAGTTAGTGTAGTAACATTAACCAGATCTCGAATTTAG
- the LOC117220444 gene encoding nuclear RNA export factor 2, producing MAKTEVTENPGTSWEPVRLTHIKPSFNSQESALAARQDLWHKFILYGIGKYKPTEVLKKIITACDPEIILPVMYKEEGPNKSHFLAKCNSNAIEQLVKQGLCVSLQNGQELHIDIVLGFTDSQELSLNPNRIITQALYYRYEPTKKVLNLDDFENEKSLGSIFCPISLPKVLQFVLRCSRMGILNTNRDSRLPIRELSLKYNKITAIILFEKFFNYHLTKLDLRYNYIDDVDYLRYFSEFKISELWLDGNPLCTKYSKCQDYVQAVKNVFPHLQKLDGIVIDIEQKFIPHVQSNFLRDGSKTCLIKQFVKHYFTLYDQDDRHVMNGLYDRDALYSMTLGPLTNYVHKQVTKTFVTNRNLLKFVDYAKCQEFLLRGPEKIISALRSQPPTIHNFKSFHIDFLYEEDNHLAISVQGMFSFREIVCPPMFFNKTFIIVQKEDNEYCITNDQYYLDGSPANSNLAIGSNEMKFDLKTAPKFDPVVFSVSEKEQLLTFLHELTTMNMKFCHQYLEETNWDIRTAITTFMNMYTVNNVPPEAFM from the coding sequence ATGGCAAAAACAGAAGTAACTGAAAATCCAGGAACCAGTTGGGAACCAGTACGTTTGACACACATTAAACCATCCTTCAACAGTCAAGAATCAGCTCTAGCAGCTCGTCAGGATCTATGGCACAAATTTATTCTTTATGGTATAGGAAAATATAAACCGACAGAAGTTCTGAAAAAGATCATTACTGCTTGCGATCCTGAGATTATACTACCTGTTATGTACAAAGAAGAGGGTCCAAACAAAAGTCATTTCTTGGCAAAATGTAACTCCAATGCTATAGAACAACTTGTGAAACAGGGTCTATGCGTGAGTTTACAGAATGGACaagaattacatattgataTAGTATTAGGATTCACAGATTCCCAAGAATTATCACTGAATCCTAACAGGATTATTACTCAAGCATTGTATTACAGATATGAGCCTACAAAAAAAGTATTGAATCTTGATGACTTTGAGAATGAGAAATCATTGGGTTCTATATTTTGCCCTATATCTTTACCCAAAGTATTACAGTTTGTTTTAAGATGCAGTAGAATGGGAATCTTGAACACAAACCGTGATTCAAGACTACCTATTCGAGAACTGagcttaaaatataataaaatcacAGCCATCATCTTGTTTGAAAAATTTTTCAATTATCACTTGACTAAATTAGATCTGAGATACAATTATATTGACGATGTGGACTATCTACGTTACTTCAGTGAATTTAAGATAAGTGAGCTCTGGCTGGATGGAAATCCACTGTGCACAAAGTATAGCAAATGCCAAGATTATGTACAAGCTGTGAAAAATGTTTTTCCCCATCTGCAGAAGTTGGATGGAATAGTCATAGATATAGAGCAGAAGTTCATTCCTCATGTACAGAGCAATTTTCTGAGAGATGGATCAAAAACTTGCCTGATTAAACAATTTGTGAAGCACTATTTCACGTTGTACGATCAGGATGATAGACATGTGATGAATGGATTATATGACAGGGATGCGCTTTACTCTATGACACTTGGGCCACTGACAAACTATGTCCATAAACAAGTAACTAAAACGTTTGTTACGAACAGGAATTTATTGAAGTTTGTTGATTATGCAAAGTGTCAAGAATTTTTATTGCGTGGCCCAGAAAAGATCATTTCTGCTCTGAGAAGTCAACCACCCACGATACACAACTTTAAATCATTTCATATAGATTTTTTGTATGAAGAAGACAATCATCTAGCAATCTCTGTCCAAGGCATGTTCTCTTTCAGAGAAATTGTATGTCCACCAATGTTCTTCAACAAGACTTTCATTATCGTGCAAAAGGAAGACAATGAATACTGTATTACTAATGATCAATACTATCTTGATGGATCACCTGCTAATAGTAATTTAGCAATAGGAAGCAATGAGATGAAATTTGACTTGAAAACAGCACCCAAATTTGATCCAGTAGTCTTCAGTGTCTCTGAGAAGGAACAATTGTTAACATTTCTGCATGAATTGACTACAATGAACATGAAATTTTGCCACCAATACCTAGAGGAAACTAATTGGGACATAAGGACTGCTATTACAACATTTATGAATATGTACACTGTCAATAATGTACCACCGGAAGCTTTTATGTGA
- the LOC117220441 gene encoding protein FAM32A, whose protein sequence is MPASTDDPYAHAAKGALKLKNDQGISKKKKNKEGKKKKLVEVSKIEEEEKPKVTEIKRTKAEIAFQKMQEKMQTERIKQKASMTHKQRVEEFNRHLDSLTEHFDIPKVSWTK, encoded by the exons atgccTGCTTCAACTGACGATCCTTATGCACATGCGGCCAAGGGTgcattaaaattgaaaaatgatcAAGGTATCAGTAAAAA GAAAAAGAATAAAGAAggtaaaaagaaaaagttgGTAGAAGTATCGAAAatcgaagaagaagagaaaccCAAAGTGACAGAAATCAAAAGAACAAAGGCAGAAATAGCGTTCCaaaaaatgcaagagaaaatg CAAACTGAAAGGATCAAACAGAAAGCCTCTATGACCCACAAACAACGAGTAGAAGAATTTAACAGACATTTGGATAGCTTGACGGAACACTTTGACATACCAAAAGTCAGCTGGACAAAGTAA